A stretch of Novipirellula artificiosorum DNA encodes these proteins:
- a CDS encoding M56 family metallopeptidase translates to MDARFLFEVGCTLCVQVSIIIGATFVLTRWIGDARVGCRLWTVCFVSILVILAAACLLPHRRLFPFPQWVSDESRIAMLIWQGRLAVALLAMWGIGVVVSLARRASLCIQLFRFLKDRCKRVDDLPVWHAITATETQRGEANALALCLEQESRTRTLQILTSAEIQGPFCWQLHRPTIVLPEFLLRDDPQALRHVLFHELEHLRTQHPMQHFLQGVCCVVFWFHPAVWMAARRAELAREFLCDEVAATAAGKFSAYLRTLATIAERCGSFSCTKVPQGTLAFGNQKSALVHRSNRLVKIAKHKVVSGRRRNAIALLSLFFVAWGAQQIWVPTNALASSRSNWSPWPTWTAQVLHSGFSIHVRDFEPFDNRVQMHELFENESQGSP, encoded by the coding sequence GTGGACGCTCGATTTCTCTTCGAGGTTGGCTGCACGCTTTGCGTTCAGGTTTCGATCATTATCGGTGCGACATTCGTATTAACGCGGTGGATTGGCGACGCGCGGGTGGGGTGTCGGTTGTGGACCGTTTGTTTCGTTTCAATACTGGTGATCCTAGCTGCGGCATGTTTGCTTCCGCACCGCAGGTTGTTTCCTTTTCCTCAATGGGTCTCCGATGAATCGCGAATCGCGATGCTGATTTGGCAAGGTCGTTTGGCCGTTGCCCTACTCGCGATGTGGGGCATCGGAGTCGTTGTGTCATTGGCACGCCGCGCATCGCTGTGCATTCAGCTGTTTCGTTTCTTGAAGGACCGTTGCAAACGCGTGGACGATTTACCGGTTTGGCACGCAATCACCGCAACGGAAACACAACGAGGAGAAGCCAATGCCTTGGCGCTGTGTCTCGAGCAAGAGTCTCGAACTCGGACTCTGCAAATTCTGACGTCGGCGGAAATCCAGGGACCCTTCTGTTGGCAGTTGCATCGACCGACGATTGTTCTGCCGGAATTTTTGCTGCGTGATGATCCGCAAGCGCTTCGTCATGTACTGTTTCACGAATTAGAGCATTTGCGCACTCAGCACCCGATGCAGCATTTCTTACAAGGCGTTTGCTGTGTTGTGTTCTGGTTTCACCCGGCCGTTTGGATGGCCGCGCGCCGAGCGGAATTGGCTCGCGAGTTCTTGTGTGATGAGGTGGCTGCGACGGCTGCAGGAAAATTCAGCGCCTATCTCAGAACGTTGGCAACGATCGCAGAGCGTTGTGGCAGTTTTTCCTGTACCAAGGTACCGCAAGGCACTTTGGCATTTGGTAACCAAAAGAGTGCACTCGTTCATCGCAGTAATCGATTGGTCAAGATTGCGAAACATAAAGTGGTATCGGGCCGGCGACGCAACGCGATTGCACTATTGTCCTTGTTTTTCGTCGCATGGGGGGCCCAGCAGATTTGGGTTCCCACGAATGCACTGGCTTCAAGTCGCAGCAATTGGTCGCCATGGCCAACCTGGACGGCTCAGGTACTCCACAGCGGTTTTAGCATTCACGTCCGGGACTTTGAGCCCTTTGATAATCGGGTACAGATGCACGAACTGTTTGAGAACGAATCGCAGGGCAGTCCGTAG
- a CDS encoding glycosyltransferase family 2 protein yields the protein MHCSENSTNSATSNGGVPSSQATISLILPAWNESEVIERAIAEADAALRPLSVDYEIIVVDDGSTDQTASLVAQAAIRNPAVRLVRHNPNQGYGAAIRSGFAAAQKNLVVFTDADCQFDLTELDRFVLLSKRYDIVCGYRIDRKDSALRCFYSQVYNLLVRILLRTDVRDVDCALKMFHRNVVKKLTISGNGFLVNSEILTSAKQQGYRVVEVGVSHRPRIDGTSTVSVHHIPKVLASLARFWWSTVLFPADNPRRGSGLVMIGSEASPREIQADAGNWLFGRAVKWVPVGLLLLASLFVLMNLSHSHPTQRKLGSQRETVTSREPFVKPSGSLKATIAQVPNAGVRQ from the coding sequence ATGCACTGTTCCGAAAACTCAACAAACTCAGCCACCTCAAATGGTGGTGTTCCGTCTTCGCAAGCGACCATCTCGCTGATCTTGCCCGCGTGGAACGAGAGCGAGGTGATCGAACGTGCGATTGCGGAGGCCGATGCAGCGCTCCGGCCACTCAGTGTGGACTACGAAATCATTGTCGTTGATGACGGCAGCACCGATCAAACAGCGAGTTTGGTTGCCCAAGCAGCGATCCGCAATCCAGCCGTGCGATTGGTCAGGCACAATCCGAACCAGGGATATGGCGCTGCAATCCGCAGCGGATTCGCGGCGGCCCAGAAAAATTTGGTCGTGTTCACTGATGCGGATTGCCAATTCGACCTAACGGAACTCGACCGCTTTGTCCTGTTGTCAAAACGCTACGACATCGTCTGCGGTTACCGTATCGACCGCAAGGACTCGGCACTGCGATGCTTCTATTCACAGGTCTACAATTTGCTCGTTCGCATTCTGCTGCGAACCGATGTTCGAGATGTCGATTGTGCACTGAAAATGTTTCACCGGAATGTGGTGAAGAAACTGACGATCTCAGGCAACGGCTTTTTGGTGAATTCCGAGATCCTGACTTCTGCGAAGCAGCAAGGTTACCGTGTCGTAGAAGTGGGGGTATCTCACAGACCACGGATCGATGGCACCAGTACGGTGTCGGTTCACCACATCCCTAAAGTACTGGCAAGCTTGGCGAGGTTCTGGTGGAGCACGGTTCTGTTTCCTGCCGACAACCCCCGTCGTGGCAGCGGTCTTGTGATGATCGGTTCGGAAGCTAGTCCAAGGGAAATACAGGCTGACGCGGGCAACTGGCTCTTTGGTCGAGCTGTGAAGTGGGTGCCGGTCGGCTTGCTGTTGCTAGCGTCGCTGTTTGTATTGATGAACCTTAGTCATTCGCATCCAACTCAGCGCAAGCTTGGCAGTCAACGAGAAACGGTCACGTCACGGGAA
- a CDS encoding DUF1559 domain-containing protein, with the protein MERTQRKGFRKQGWSIRFAFTVLELLVTLVAIGIVLGLLLPAVGLARESARRVQCVSHLRQIGIALHHHHDVHRNLPPGWQFDRQNQSAYGWAVPLLPFMEQTRLAECIDVCKPVDAPSHALARQTSLPIMLCPSDITELTFTLFEEGEEGKEDGEATSVGSGSSRDLTPLVRLPTANFVGVFGTIEPDDEIPAPIGDGAFVENRAMRFRDFSRGTASTLVVGERTMAQVPSTWFGVRLSGEDAAARLVGSALEGINNPMADECDFSSRHGGGANFLWGDGHVTFVTERVDLQEYHRWSQLRIHPQGP; encoded by the coding sequence ATGGAACGCACTCAACGTAAAGGTTTTCGCAAGCAAGGTTGGTCGATCCGCTTCGCGTTCACTGTGTTGGAGTTGTTGGTGACCCTTGTGGCGATTGGTATTGTCTTGGGGCTTTTGTTGCCGGCGGTTGGTTTGGCTCGAGAGTCCGCCAGACGCGTGCAGTGCGTCAGTCATTTGCGACAAATTGGGATTGCCCTTCACCATCACCACGATGTTCATCGCAACCTGCCGCCGGGATGGCAGTTCGATCGACAGAATCAATCCGCTTATGGTTGGGCGGTGCCATTGCTGCCTTTCATGGAACAAACGCGTTTGGCAGAGTGCATTGACGTTTGCAAGCCTGTTGATGCCCCCTCCCATGCATTGGCGAGGCAAACATCGCTACCAATCATGTTGTGCCCATCCGACATCACCGAATTGACGTTCACCTTGTTTGAAGAGGGCGAGGAGGGAAAGGAAGACGGCGAGGCGACGTCGGTCGGTTCCGGTAGCTCCCGCGATTTGACCCCTTTGGTCCGATTGCCAACTGCAAATTTTGTGGGTGTGTTTGGGACGATTGAACCGGATGATGAAATTCCTGCGCCGATCGGTGATGGCGCGTTTGTGGAGAACCGTGCGATGCGGTTTCGCGATTTTAGCCGCGGAACAGCAAGTACCCTCGTCGTCGGCGAGCGAACGATGGCTCAAGTTCCCTCAACATGGTTCGGTGTCCGTTTGTCAGGCGAAGATGCTGCGGCGAGATTGGTCGGATCCGCACTTGAGGGGATTAACAATCCGATGGCCGACGAGTGCGATTTTTCGAGTCGTCACGGTGGTGGAGCGAACTTTCTTTGGGGCGACGGTCATGTGACCTTCGTGACCGAGCGTGTTGATTTGCAAGAGTACCACCGGTGGTCACAGTTACGCATTCATCCGCAGGGCCCATGA
- a CDS encoding sensor domain-containing diguanylate cyclase, with protein sequence MLASFEPFSEFRVTAQHILEYLHEQLGFSLWMVTRTEGDDWIVLQAEDHGYGVKEGDVFLWTDSFCSQMVQGKGPCVAPDAKQVPAYATAPIGQQVPIAAYIGLPLTKPDGTLFGTLCAIDPQVQPDTIKSQLPQLTLLSRLLGTVLASELKAEAETRRAERAEAEAETDALTHLYNRRGWDRLLDAEEARCHRYGHVASVLLVDLDNFKTINDEQGHDVGDLMLQNAAAALSEGTRDCDVVARLGGDEFAVLAVHCDQSMAVELKERIQDNLSKVNLHASIGMAVRNPAQSLEHASIQADKHMYACKRAKQTEPIARSSKATMSSNRRNAQFA encoded by the coding sequence ATGCTCGCTAGTTTTGAACCCTTTTCCGAATTCCGTGTTACCGCCCAACACATTCTCGAGTACCTACATGAACAACTTGGGTTCTCGCTCTGGATGGTGACCCGAACCGAGGGCGATGATTGGATCGTTCTTCAAGCAGAAGACCATGGCTACGGTGTCAAAGAGGGGGATGTGTTTCTCTGGACCGATTCCTTCTGCTCGCAGATGGTTCAAGGCAAAGGACCTTGCGTGGCACCGGACGCGAAACAGGTCCCAGCGTACGCGACCGCCCCGATTGGTCAGCAAGTTCCTATCGCCGCCTACATCGGTTTACCGTTAACGAAACCGGATGGCACGCTTTTTGGGACACTGTGCGCGATTGATCCGCAAGTGCAACCCGACACGATCAAATCACAGCTCCCTCAGCTTACGCTGCTTTCGAGGCTGCTGGGCACCGTTCTGGCATCTGAACTGAAAGCAGAAGCGGAAACGCGTCGTGCCGAACGCGCCGAGGCGGAGGCAGAAACCGACGCCTTAACCCACCTCTACAACCGCCGCGGATGGGACCGTTTGCTCGATGCCGAGGAAGCTCGTTGCCATCGATACGGGCACGTCGCATCGGTGCTGCTCGTCGACTTAGACAACTTCAAAACCATCAACGACGAACAAGGACATGACGTCGGGGACTTGATGCTTCAAAATGCCGCAGCCGCATTGAGTGAGGGAACACGCGACTGCGATGTCGTGGCACGATTGGGCGGTGACGAATTCGCAGTCTTGGCGGTCCATTGCGACCAATCCATGGCGGTTGAATTAAAAGAGCGAATTCAGGACAACCTATCCAAAGTCAACCTGCATGCATCGATTGGGATGGCGGTAAGGAATCCGGCCCAATCGCTGGAACATGCTTCGATTCAGGCGGATAAGCACATGTACGCGTGCAAGCGCGCGAAGCAAACAGAACCAATAGCCCGATCAAGCAAAGCGACCATGTCGAGCAACCGACGGAACGCCCAATTCGCTTGA
- a CDS encoding dipeptide epimerase — protein sequence MKIKLYRFDLPLEFEFSISRESRTTQQSLVVQLEHHGVLGFGEVTENAFYGHSVESMIATIERCRSEVEAYEFGTPAQLWQQIEARCGKDRFALAAIDLAACDLFGKLTKKRTYETLGLKWENVPESSYTIGIDTVEKMTAKLRSRPDWKIYKIKLGHPGDVEIVRRLRQQTTATFRVDANGGWTAAQTIENAPLLKELGVELIEQPLHPSAPEEEQLRVFHESALPIIADESCQVESDVAACFGRFHGVNIKLCKCGGLTPGLRMLREARHRGMKTMVGCMVESSIGISAAAQLLPLVDYADLDGAALLAKDPARGVTVTHGVVELGERLGNGCELA from the coding sequence ATGAAAATCAAACTCTACCGCTTTGACTTGCCGTTGGAGTTCGAGTTTTCGATTTCACGCGAGTCGCGAACGACTCAACAATCTCTGGTTGTTCAACTGGAACACCACGGTGTCTTGGGCTTTGGTGAAGTTACGGAGAATGCGTTTTACGGTCACTCCGTGGAATCGATGATCGCGACCATCGAGCGTTGTCGCTCCGAGGTTGAGGCCTATGAGTTTGGAACCCCCGCCCAGCTTTGGCAGCAGATCGAGGCTCGCTGCGGGAAGGATCGGTTTGCTCTCGCAGCGATCGACCTCGCGGCATGCGATCTCTTTGGCAAGCTGACCAAGAAACGTACCTACGAGACACTCGGTTTGAAGTGGGAGAACGTTCCTGAGTCGAGTTACACGATCGGCATCGACACGGTAGAAAAGATGACGGCAAAACTCCGGTCGAGGCCTGATTGGAAAATCTATAAGATCAAGCTCGGTCATCCTGGAGACGTGGAGATCGTTCGGCGGCTTCGGCAGCAAACCACGGCGACGTTTCGCGTTGATGCCAACGGCGGATGGACGGCAGCGCAAACGATTGAAAATGCTCCTCTGCTAAAAGAGCTGGGCGTAGAGTTGATTGAGCAGCCATTGCATCCATCTGCACCCGAGGAGGAACAACTTCGCGTTTTCCATGAGTCAGCCTTACCCATTATCGCCGATGAAAGTTGTCAAGTCGAATCCGACGTCGCTGCTTGTTTTGGTCGCTTTCACGGGGTGAACATCAAACTTTGCAAGTGTGGTGGTTTGACACCTGGTTTGCGAATGCTCCGTGAAGCTCGTCATCGAGGGATGAAGACGATGGTTGGATGCATGGTCGAAAGCTCGATCGGTATCTCAGCGGCGGCACAGTTGTTGCCGTTGGTTGACTATGCCGACTTGGACGGCGCCGCGCTGTTGGCCAAGGATCCTGCTCGGGGCGTAACCGTTACCCATGGCGTCGTGGAGCTAGGGGAGCGTTTGGGAAACGGTTGCGAGCTAGCATAG
- a CDS encoding DUF1611 domain-containing protein produces MNELLKYRRVVLLVDRLATPFLAKTAISMLRYRPDDIAAVLDTEQAGTTAEVLFGVGGKIPVVATLRDVDADALFIGIAPPGGMLPEHFRPFVEQALSVGIDVVSGLHDFLSNDPALTLLAKTHSAKILDVRKNPFRQTATGGDIAPDCLRVHSVGQDCSVGKMVATLEIQRELCRRGEDASFLATGQTGIMVSGKGLPIDCMVADFVNGAAERLVTESQDHEILLIEGQGSISHPSFSAVTVGLLHGCAPDGLVFCYEMGRKFVKGLDNIPLLPIGQMMDAYERTASLRHPCRIIGIAINSRNASAEEATEERDRVGKEFGLPACDVYRDGASALADAVVALKRELKS; encoded by the coding sequence ATGAATGAACTGTTGAAGTATCGTCGTGTCGTGTTGTTGGTTGATCGATTGGCGACACCGTTTCTTGCCAAGACCGCGATCAGCATGTTGCGCTATCGCCCCGACGACATTGCCGCGGTGTTGGATACGGAACAAGCGGGAACGACCGCGGAAGTGTTGTTTGGAGTGGGTGGGAAGATACCGGTGGTTGCCACGCTACGTGACGTTGATGCGGACGCGTTGTTCATTGGGATTGCGCCGCCGGGTGGCATGTTGCCCGAGCACTTTCGTCCATTCGTGGAACAGGCGTTGTCGGTTGGAATCGATGTGGTTTCAGGGTTGCATGATTTCTTGTCAAATGATCCAGCCTTGACTCTGCTTGCCAAAACGCACTCCGCTAAGATCCTTGATGTGCGGAAGAATCCATTTCGTCAAACAGCGACGGGAGGCGACATTGCACCCGATTGCCTGAGAGTGCATTCGGTGGGTCAAGATTGCAGCGTTGGAAAGATGGTTGCAACCTTGGAAATCCAACGAGAGCTGTGCCGTCGTGGAGAGGATGCGAGTTTTCTGGCGACGGGCCAGACGGGGATCATGGTTTCTGGAAAAGGTTTGCCGATCGATTGCATGGTTGCCGATTTTGTTAACGGAGCTGCCGAACGCTTGGTCACGGAAAGTCAAGATCATGAGATCCTACTAATCGAGGGCCAAGGTAGCATTTCCCACCCCAGTTTTTCCGCGGTCACGGTTGGTCTGTTGCATGGTTGTGCTCCTGATGGACTCGTCTTCTGTTACGAAATGGGTCGCAAGTTCGTCAAGGGGCTGGACAACATCCCGCTGCTGCCGATAGGTCAAATGATGGATGCATACGAAAGAACCGCTTCACTTCGGCATCCGTGCCGCATCATCGGAATCGCGATCAATAGTCGAAATGCATCCGCGGAGGAAGCAACGGAAGAGCGAGATCGCGTTGGCAAGGAGTTTGGTTTGCCTGCTTGTGATGTTTATCGTGATGGGGCGTCGGCACTTGCTGATGCCGTCGTCGCATTGAAGCGAGAGCTGAAGTCATGA
- a CDS encoding BlaI/MecI/CopY family transcriptional regulator, with product MSRSSKGSVDLTRCEAEVMDVVWENEFVTVNDVVNAIDRNLAYTTVMTTMKILEEKEIVCRGKKIGRAYTYSANVSREQVRVGMLKSLTDQLFGGSARSLVLSLMQSDAVSAEDIEAVKEAAEKLGDS from the coding sequence ATGTCGCGATCGTCCAAAGGAAGTGTTGATTTAACTAGGTGCGAAGCCGAGGTAATGGACGTTGTTTGGGAAAACGAGTTTGTCACCGTCAATGATGTCGTCAATGCAATTGATCGGAACTTGGCCTACACGACCGTGATGACGACGATGAAGATTCTGGAGGAAAAGGAGATTGTTTGCCGTGGCAAGAAGATTGGACGAGCCTACACCTACTCTGCAAATGTCTCGCGTGAACAAGTGCGTGTGGGAATGCTCAAATCTCTGACGGACCAGTTGTTTGGCGGGTCTGCTCGATCTTTGGTCCTTAGTCTGATGCAATCGGATGCCGTCTCAGCCGAAGACATTGAAGCGGTGAAGGAAGCTGCTGAGAAGCTGGGAGATTCCTAG